GTGCCGTGGCGGGCTTGACCCGGCCGGCCGCCGAGGCCCGCCTCGCGAAGCCGCGAACCTCGCGGCACCCGGCGCCGCTCGCGCGGTGCGCCGCGCCGTAGGCGACGCGCATGCCGATCCGGCTCCCCCCGCCGTGAGCCGGCCCTCGGCCCGCCTCTGCACCGGCCACGGCACCTGGCTGGGCTGGCTCGGCGTCGGGCGCGGCCCGCCCGTCGGATAATGATGCGGCATCTCGTGGATCAGCAGCCACGCGGCCCTTCACCCGTCACCGGAGCCTGACGTGTCCCACTTCATTTTGATGTTGACCGAGAACGACGCAACCGTCGGCGACGCCCTGGCCGTCTACGACAGCCTGCGCGACAGCCCGCTGCGATTCGTCGGCTTCAAGGACGTTGGCCTGCCGGTGGCGATGCTCGTGCAACTGGCGCGGCGCATCCGTGCCGACGGCCGCGAAGTCGTGCTGGAAGTGGTCGCCACCAGCCGCGAGGCGGAGCTGGCATCGATCGGCGCGGCGCTCGAGATCGGCGTGGACTACCTGCTCGGCGGCCGCCATGTCGAAGACGCGCTGCCGCTGCTGCGCGGCGCGCCGATCCGGTATTTTCCGTTCGCGGGGCGCACCGTCGGCCATCCGACCGTGCTGGAGGGGAGCATCGACGAGATCGTCGACGACGCGCGCCGGCTCGCCTCGCTGCCCGGCGTCCACGGTCTCGACCTGCTGGCCTATCGGCTGGCCGGCAGCGGCGCGCCCGCGGAGCTGGCGCGGCGCGTCGTCGAAGCGGTCGAGCTGCCGGTGATCGCGGCCGGCAGCATCGACCGGCCGGCGCGCGTGAGGGCGATGCGCGATGCGGCGGCATGGGGCTTCACGGTCGGCAGCGCGCTGTTCCGGCATGCCTTCGGCGCTCGGCCGCTGGCCGCGCAGATCGATGCGATCCTCGGC
The window above is part of the Burkholderia glumae LMG 2196 = ATCC 33617 genome. Proteins encoded here:
- a CDS encoding 4-hydroxythreonine-4-phosphate dehydrogenase, whose translation is MSHFILMLTENDATVGDALAVYDSLRDSPLRFVGFKDVGLPVAMLVQLARRIRADGREVVLEVVATSREAELASIGAALEIGVDYLLGGRHVEDALPLLRGAPIRYFPFAGRTVGHPTVLEGSIDEIVDDARRLASLPGVHGLDLLAYRLAGSGAPAELARRVVEAVELPVIAAGSIDRPARVRAMRDAAAWGFTVGSALFRHAFGARPLAAQIDAILGIEGVTA